The Gopherus flavomarginatus isolate rGopFla2 chromosome 20, rGopFla2.mat.asm, whole genome shotgun sequence region cttaggcttggccggatactacaggcgatttgtaccacactacagccaaattgctgccccactgaccgacctgaccaaaaagacccagccaaatgcagttaagtggactgatgagtgtcaaaaggcctttacccagcttaaggcaacgctcatgtctgaccctgtgctcagggccccggactttgacaagccattcctagtaaccacagatgcatctgagcgtggtataggagcagtgctcatgcaggaagcaacagatcacaacttccatcctgtcgtgtttctcagcaagaaactgtctgagagggaaagtcactggtcagtcagtgaaaaggaatgctatgccattgtgtacgccctggaaaagctacgcccatatgtttggggacggcggttccaactacaaactgaccatgctgcactaaagtggcttcatactgccaaggggaacaacaagaaacttcttcgttggaatttagctctccaagatttcgattttgaaattcaacacatcacaggagcttctaacaaagttgctgatgcactctcccgtgagagtttcccagaattcagtagttaaaaagtgttcttaaaatgtagaagtctgttagttatatacttagtagtatatgtaaaggtgcatgtgttgtattaatctgtttattttcaagttctagaaggaaatcgccaccagtgagcttccccactgtctgcaatttggggggcgtgtcataaacagatagctaagggtgatagctaagggttaatgtctctttcacctgaagcacctgaccagaggaccaatcaggaaaccggattttttcaactctgggtggagggaagtttgtgtctgaggtctttgtctgtctgcctgctttctctgagctttggagaagtagtttctgttttctaatcttctgtttctaagtgtaaggacaaagagatcagatagtaagttatatggtttcttttctttggtatttgcatgaatataagtgctggagtgctttgatttgtattctttttgaataaggctgtttattcaatattcttttaagcaattgaccctgtattttgtcaccttaatacagagagaccatttgtatgtatttttttctttctttttatataaagctttcttttaagacctgttggagtttttctttacttcagggaaattgagtctgtactcaccagggaatcggtgggaggaagaaatcagggggagatctgtgtgtgttggatttgctagcctgattttgcattccctctgggtgaagaggaaagtgcttttgtttccaggactgggaacggagagggggagtcactctgtttggattcacagagcttgtgtctgtgtatctctccaggagcacctggaggggggaagggaaaaaggattatttcccttggttgtgagactcaagggatttgggtcttggggtccccagggaaggtttttcagggggaccagagtgccccaaaacactctaattttttgggtggtggcagcaagtaccaggtccaagctggtaactaagcttggaggttttcatgctaacccccatattttggacgctaaggtccaaatctgggactaaggttatgatacaagcCCCTGGCACAAGCCCCATACCCCTCTTCCTCCAttccccctcctgtccctgggtccccgggtgatgctcgggaactgctccccacaaagccaggcaggactttggggagcctcctctccctcagagcagacagtctccagggcaagaagctcacacgtcttcacttCCTGGATCTCTCCTTAGAGCATTCatcatcctctgcccctccgtgcgcttcccacagcgagtcgccccagcggggttctggggaagccagagggtcctgcacccccactttgcagtcagacgtgactctcagccagccagtaaaacagaggtttattcgatgacaggaacagggtctaaaacagagctcgtaggtacagagaactggacccttcggccgggtccattctgagggcagtgagccagacccccacgtctacACTTCACTccacgtccccagccagctccagcctgaaaccccctccagcccctcctctctgctccattcctttcccgggccaggaggtcacctgacctctttgttcacctttagctattcccttgcaggggtGAAGGGCCCCAGGAGTTTGTTGCCAGGATACAAAGTGTTGGTCAtctatgcacactggagacttaagaaatgcataggggaaactgaggcacccacacagtattcagaggaaacattaagaaaagccccactttgtcacacacccccatcctcctcctttctgtCTGAGAGATCAGTCATTGCGGGTGTCACTGTGTTACACCCCCAGACACACTGGGCAGAGCAGAGATGGGGTGTCAGTGGGGCCATCGACCCAGTGTTTGATCTGAGACAATCGCAGAGGTGGCTGGGCTGAtcagctggtggggggggggtgtattCTGATTTCTCCCCAAAAGGAGCAGGCTTCTGGCAGTGGGTGCTTAGAActgtggttctcaaacctttgtaccggtgacccctttcacctagcaagcctctgagtgtgacccccacttatgaattaaaaacacttgtttatatatttaacaccattttaaatgctggaggcaaagcaggatttgaggtggaggctgacaactcaggaacccccatgtaataaccttgtaacCCCCCgaggagccctgacccccagtttgagaatcccttgGCCTAAGAAGTACCTGGAAATGCTGGAATTGATCGGTTGCCAGGTTCAGAGGTTGCCGTGTGACAGACGGAGTAATACCATTGGGCTGGGTGGGGTCTTCACATGCTTGACCAATGCAGGTCAGCAGGCATGTCCTGCCATTTGAATGAGGTTTAACCCACCCTgtgactgtctctctctctctctctctgtctctcggTTCTCGGTTCTCAGTGCCCATGGGGAGCACCACTGCGAACGAGCTGCAGTGCCCAAcctgcttttctctgaactcTGATCCATGCAACAGCTCAGTCACCCCTTGTACGGGGGACAAGACCTATTGCATTGATTTCGCTGGGACGATACGGAGAGGTAAATTCTGCCAGCTGGCCGCAGTGCGGGAGCTGCCCCGGGAATCTCATGGCTCAGGAACTCCCCAAAGGGCTGGTGAAACCTAGGGCCAGTCTACACTGCGCCATTGTaccacatctggtgaagacgctctgtgctcatgggagagagctctgctgTCCGCACAataaatccacctccacgagcggGAAGTGCACACCTGGCACTTCGGATGGCGTAACTTACATTGCTGAAGGACGTGGCTTCTTcgcacccctgagcgacatactGACCCAAGTGTAGTATAGACAGGCCCCTAGAGTCTCTCAGACCCTCGGGCTGTGCTGAGGATTTTGGCAGGAGTGAAGGAGAGAGGAATTAGGAAGCTTTATCTTCCAGACCAGCTCCTCCATCTCAGTGATGCCGCCCTGCTCCTGGAGTTACAACAACGCATCTCTTACCATGGGAAGGGTTGTTATGTCAATgatgcagagctggggatagaacctaggagtcctggctcaagcccccctgttctaaccagtAGCCCCTAGTtccctgtcagggctggagagagtatccaggagtcctgattccagctctgccccaccccgcTCTAACTCACTagaccctgccccctcccagaactgaggAGAGAAttcaagagtcctggctcccagtccccactgctctaaccactagaccccacccccGGTATGTTTAAGGTGGAGCTAAGCTATTGCTCAGGGCAGAAGCTCCTGTTCTCAGTGTGTGTCCAGGACTCCCAGCGCTTTGGGGTGTTTATAAAATAACTGAACAGAGCGGTTGGGGCTGCCGGGGACAGTGAGAGCTGGGCATGTTCACTGGGGGGTCACGCACTGGGGAAGGATCCACCCCTGGAGATCAGCTGGTTCCAAACTCCAGCTTCAGTCTCGTGTGGAGCTGCAGAAAGGGGCGCAGGGGAGGCAGAAGAGGACCAGATGCCCTCCCTGCCATGGCCGGTTACAGCGAGAGCAGGGAGAGTACCGGGGGGTGGGAACGGGAGGCAGAGGTGGGAACCACTGGATGGTGGAGACAGAGGGTCTGGGGGCAGAGAAGGAACCAGAGCTGCCTGCGCCTAATAACAGGCTGGTTTTCTCCCTCAGGTACAACTGTTTCAGCACTTGTTGGAAAAGGATGCGCTACCGAGTCCACAAAAGACATTACAGCTGGAACCTCCCTGGTTTCTGCAGTCTACACGTACAACTTCACAAACGCAACCTCCAAACCTGCAGAGAACACACTCGCCACCACCAAAACACCCACTGCCACCAAAACTCCCACTGCCACCAAATCACCCGCCACCACCAAACCACCCGCCACCACCAGTGGGGCCAGCCTGTCTCTGGGGAAATTCTCCTTTGCCCTCTACCTGCCTGGCCTGATTGGGCTGCTGCTGGTGAAGCTGCTTTCCTGACCCCCACCCGGCACGGCCCACGCAGCACCTGATTCCTGCGCGTTGCAGCCCGAGCTCTGAATCGTACCTTAATTCTGTTGATTACTTACAAATCCCCAGTGATCACTCAGAGGTCTGACAGGCTCTAGTTCTAAGATCGGGGCTGTATTATAAAATTGCTGTTCAGTTGGGAACCCCCATGGGGCTGGTTGCTGCCCTCGCACTGGAGGAATCTTCTGTGTTTCTAACTGTTGATCAGCTCATTTAGCAGAGTCCCAAACGCTCCAGCCCAGCCCGGGGGACAGCGGTAATACAGAATGTCCATCTGAACCGCCCCGTTCTAGCACTGCCCCTTGCAGAACAACCGGAAATGTTAGTCATTATCTTCCTCCCCACCAGCACTTTCCTCCTCAGCACCTGGGGCCGTGATCCGGGCACCCCCCAAATGCTGCATCTTGCTCGCCTCTTGCCCACAGGCTGGGGTGCAACTTTTGTAATGTTACGCTGACGCCACTGTGCCTAATGCCTATTCAGTAGGGGGTTCTCCCCTCCTCCTTATCTGTAACTCCTCACCCTACCGATGTCAGGGTCCCTTCTCCTGTAGGTTAGGATGTTACTGATCTCAGCTTATTCTCAGACCCGTCAATTCCTTGCCATGGCCGGCTTGTGGTCAGACATCTGCAGACATTCCCATCCTACAATATCCCAAAGCTGGTGTTAGCTCACGCCCTTGTGGCTGGCTGGTGTTGTTATGGAGAAACCTCCCCCTTAAACACTCTGTTCCCAGGCCCCCAAAACTTAGGGGTGACCGTTGGGCCATTTGTCTGTGCCAAAGTTCATAGGCCCCCACAAGCCTTATGGTACCTGCTGCAGCCAGCGTCTTACGGGAGGCAGGTCTGGGGGTTCCTTGTGTTGCAGCTGAATGAAATGAATGCTAAAACTGGCTCGATGGGTGACAGAATAAAGGCCTGAACTCTCAGCTTCACTCGCTCCGAGGCCCCTCTGTGCTGCTGAGCAATGCAAAGGGGCCGCTGCATAGCCAAAGGTCTGCCCAGCGTATGGGTGTGTCTGTCCCGGTACCTCACGGCTGGCTGGAATCTCTCTGTGCATTAGCAAATTCACTGAGTAAATCAGGATCTGAAATAAAGGACTTTGGTGTGTTGTGGTGTTCTGGTGCCCCTTTGCTGATCCCATAGGCGCCGACAGCCCTGGGGCACCTACTGGCAGCCCCGCAGATCAGCTTCTCCCTCTCGCCGCCAGCCCTCCCGCCCACCGGTGCTCAGCTGttcagtggagtgcaggaggtgctggggggaagtgggggagcgggggcaggaaggACCAGGAGCAagaaggggcaggagcagagtgggggtgggaagaggacgGTGGggggcttcagggaaggggcggagtggggggcAGGCCTTCAGGCAGAGGCAGGGGAGCACTCCACAGGAACTCGGGAAGTCGGTGCCTCTGGCTGAGCCGGTTTGCATGAGACTGGGGTGCTGTCAGATGCATTAGCCACAGAAGAATTTGCTCGGCTCTGTGTATATACACACCCTGGGCAACCCACATGAGGTTCTGGGAACGTAGAACGTAGGTTTTATTTTGCACCTgtgctgaagcctgggctctgggaccctgtggggtctcccctgcaacatccacactgctggtcacccagctctgagctgcagctgtcacggactcacagatcgtacCCAGTCGTGGCCccgtgcggtccgtggggggtgcccctttcagtgcgacagcccttctcgggggtccgctctctcttggggtcaggaccctccacctcctggagctgcagctctctgagcctcagcacgtctgtctctgccgtggtCCCCCTCAGGGAGTTCCCTCGCTCTGGACCCCcggggcctcctcacccccaaaggAGTTGATgccccctgttctctagcccggagcgaCTCTTCCCCAGCAtaacacaggagggtttattgagcatctgaacccagcacaggaaactctcagagcctcaggcctggcctccctccgCCCAGCAtgtcccagtccccctgcagccaggggggctctgcctgctccctctctccagctcagagccccctgcttcccagctgggcctccgatatccccggccccaagccccctctgtccattggctTCTCTCTGGGGAAACAGGGTCTTAAACAGAGGCGCCTGGGCCTCTTCCCCTCTTCTGTCctgtggcccctctggctggaaccggctggtcaggtcaccggcgTCCTCTCCCCGCAACCCATTgtccccactggccagaaccagctgtgactcttgagctgggtctccgggtcaccaggtcactggggtctccatcctccaggccatcggccggggtccGAGTTCCCTTTCCGGTCCTCTGGAACAACaaactccttctcccctcccctcgttaaaccaATGAGATCCAGGggcactgagtcccaccccctctgcatgcaaaccattgaaGCATGgcggctgtttatacagggatccttTACCCGGAGCTcagatgcagccacttctagggTGGGGCAGCACAGGCCCTGTCTTCCTGCAGGTTTGGTTTGGCACTGTGCCGACCCGCAGTGCAGATGACTCCATGATTGTGAAATGGGGCTGGAATTGATGCAAAACATTTACTTTGAGGTTTAATCCCCGGGCAGCTGCACTGgtcgggggctgggggagccgaGTGCAGTGCGAGCTTCAACCAGCGTCACGAGGGGGTGAGACCTGGGAGCTGATTGTCAGCTGTGGAACAACATTACATAGGAGCTCAGGGCAATTGTCATATTTACAGGAAACAGTCCTGGCTTGAGGCCAAAGGCAAATAAGAGGAAAGTGCCTGGTTACTGGGAGTCAGGGGTGAAGCTTCCACTCCGTCCTTATCTCATTTATGGTCCTTTGTATTGACATGACCCTTGCTCAGCAACTCAGGGGAAAATCCAGGTGCCCaggaaatggaaaatgaaaaatactgCTGTCCTCAGAGTCACTAACAACCAGAGCTGTGAAGAATGATGGGAAACTGGCGTTCAAGGTCATACGTTTTTGTATCACTCAGCAGAGAGGGTAACACTGGTGTCAGAGGTGGGATACCAGgcaatatctctctctctctctctctctctctctctctcttgatttCACACCGTGCCCATCCCTGCAGTAGCTCCGTGCCTACCTCTAGATTTTACCAGCCACAACAGCTGTGGGCCTCCCAGCACCCAGACAGCAGCCAGAAACTCCCAAACTCTCTCCAGAACCTGCGTGTGAAACCCACCCCTCCTGTGGAGAGGGGCCGGGACAAAGTCTCCCCCATGCCCCTGAAATGAAAATTTCTGTAGAGGAGTAAATTTCAACCTCGTTGATCGAAATTGGCCCAGCTCCAAGCCAGGAAGGCTGCTTGTGTCAACGCTGGCGGCTGTTGCGAACCAGGCCAATGCCACTGAGGGCTGTATTAACAGGCCTGTCGTCAGTACGACCCGGGAGGTCGTTGTCCCAATCCGCTCGGTGCTGCTGAGGcccggctgcagcctggcctggtTCGGGGCACCGAGCTCTAGGAGAGATGTGGAGAAGCTGGAGGGGGCCCAGACAGGTAACAGAAGTGCTCCAAGGTTCGGAAACCTGCCCCAGGAAGAAAAGCTGAAGGAACTGGACGTGTTCATTCGGAGACGGGGACACACCTGACAACAGCCCTCGAATTTTTATACTGTGGCCGGGGAGCGATTGTTCTCCAGGCCCTGGAGGAAGGAGAAGCAGGAGTCGGCTCAGGTGCCACAGGGAAGGTGGAGGTGGGAGGCGGGAAACTCTTTAACTCccagggcagctcagctctgggaTCAGCTCCCGGGAGCTGTGGGATCCCAGCACTGGTGGGTTTTAGCACTGGGTTGGACAAACCCCCACTGGGGCTGGTCTGGTCTCACCtggccctgcctcagcgcagggggctggatgtGGGTGTGACATTACAGTcgatatgattttataaaaatacggtaatgagtgaatataatgtaactggaatatgcttcatgcaaaaggtctcttgtaaggtatcattacaaagcttataatctactgagtgtggtcgtCCTGTTTGTATAAATGTGCCACTCTTGtatttgaaactagaaatatgaaatataactctgaggacctattgtaactatgcaaagtgtgggccattaatggtggtttggaatcttgatggctcccatcaaccaggacaattgtctgcagacgGGTGTTTTACCTGTGAGTctccctgtatgtgtgtgtgctggcaagtgggcaatgaagtcttgcagtgacatagGATCACAtcgcctgaactggaatccatctttaacctggtgcttttccattgagaaggagggggtgggcgcccagagagggacaaaggattcccgccttatgcaaaatatatataaaggaGTGGGACAGAACAAAGTGGagcagccatcatgaggaatcccctagctaccacctgagctggaacaagggctgtactgggggaaggattgggcccagattaGGAAGGCGTCTCCAGTCTGAAAAAAGgaacttactggaacatctcgAAGGGTGAGATCTTGCCTGTATTCAGTTGCATTACTGTAGTAGGTTTAGATTtacgtgttttattttattttactgggtaattcactttgttctgtccgttactacttggaaccacttaaatcctactttctgtacttaataaaatcactttttacttattaattgactCAGAGTGTGGATTAATACCTGCAGGGGGTAGagggaaacagctgtgcatatctctctatcagtggtctagagggcaaacaatgtatgagtttaccctgtatacctGAGTTTACCATTTCTCAgcccatgaaaggaccttcccttttatcccatgacagcttaatttacgtaagagcctttggtgagggactaaGACAAACTAACAATGAAGAGCGAGAACGACTCCAGCCTGGCGGGTCACCCCTTCCAGAGAGCTTGAGCACCTGAGATAGTTTCCACAAAGTATCAGGATACGGTTACTCCCTAGGCTGGAAGGTTTGTACGTAGTAATGCCACGTACGGACCTACCAATGCCATTAGCTCAGTCTCACCTCTGCTATTTCTGGCCTAACCGGTTCTCCCCACGTTCTTTGCCGTCTGCCTGTTACGTTTAAAGAGCATCTGGACATAGGTACCTCCCCCCCATACTAACTTGCTTCAACTCATCCTCACTTAGGTGTGTTCAAAGTCACCACCATATACGGAGCGTGCGCTTTAGCTTATCAGCCAAGTAGGTGAAAGGTCTAGAACAGGTTTTCGCTACCTGTGCCTTGGCTCCGCATCCCGGATGTGGCCCGTACGTTCCTCGCGTTACAGCCAAAAATATTCTAATATAAACCTAGAAACCTAGTACAGTGAAACAAACAATCAACCCAGAGGAAACCCATAAGAAAAGGCAGGCAGACAAGCAAGCAGGCCAGCCTTATAGGCTCCACTGCGCTGCAATTCCCATCTCTGGCGTCGTCCCGCAGCCGGGGCAACACCCAGCCCACGTGGCAAGGGGCTCTTCTCTACGCAGCTGCAGACCGACGGCTGGGGGCAGTGAGGCAGGAGCTGAGTCCTGCTGGGGTCGTAGTTCCTCgaggggcactgctggagaaGTGGAGGAGAGATAAAGATCGGTTCTAATTCAACAGTGATTTAATGCTGGTAAATCCCCCGGGCTCAACGGCACAGGTCAGACCAGCTGAGCATGGAGATGTCTCCTGGCCTAGAACCCAGGAATTCTGGCTGAGGTCAATGGGGTCGGATCCCCAGGGGTGTCCATTGGCCGTGGCTCCATTAGAGTCAATGGGGCTAGACCCCCAGTTGGGGGTCAATGGGCCGTCGCTTCATTGAAGTGATGCTGGTTTCCACGAGCTCAGGGTCTGTGTACAGAAGGGATTTGTCTGCAGGATGCTCTGTGCTGGTGGCCTGCACCAGGGGGTAGGAAGCACAGTCTAGTGGTGAGAGCATCAGATTGGCAGTCAGGGGAGCCGCACTGAATTCCCTTTGTGGCCTTGGGCAGGTCCCTTCACcttcccatgcctcagtttcctcatctatggAAGGGGGCAACTAgccctggcctgcctcccaatcAATCTGACCAGAGTCTGCAGTGCTCTGGTAATTCCTAGACCCCCCTGCCCAGAAGGGACCTGTATGGCCATTGTGTCCGACTTCCCAAGGGACATAGAACGTCCCTGCACTAATTCCTGCTGATCCACAATAGGTCTTTGAGGAAATGCAGATTTAGCAATCACCagcgatgaagaatccacccTGGCCCAGGGCTTCAGAAGTCTTGTCAGGGAtctctccccattctgaactctggggtacagatgtggggacccccaTCTTATTTCTACCAGTTGAGGCTTAAaatttccccaaggcacaaattccttccttgccctt contains the following coding sequences:
- the LOC127038345 gene encoding uncharacterized protein LOC127038345 is translated as MVSFILCLLPALLATTSAQAQTVTCQQCSGSADSCEPPAGTCTAETAKGGCITVAEENTLQGTKTTGLSRGCLDDFTGVTKDPVTVTLGNGKYVRINIAQCSIETCNSPVLDVPMGSTTANELQCPTCFSLNSDPCNSSVTPCTGDKTYCIDFAGTIRRGKFCQLAAVRELPRESHGSGTPQRAGSTPGDQLVPNSSFSLVWSCRKGRRGGRRGPDALPAMAGYSESRESTGGWEREAEVGTTGWWRQRVWGQRRNQSCLRLITGWFSPSGTTVSALVGKGCATESTKDITAGTSLVSAVYTYNFTNATSKPAENTPTSGASLSLGKFSFALYLPGLIGLLLVKLLS